AAAGATATTCGCTCCCGAGAATGAATCGCTGCCGTCTTCAACGTCTCCGTTGTCAGAGACAGGTTGTAAATCAACATCCAATGCCTCTCTCACTTCCTCTTGAGTCATTCCCGGCGCGATAGCGCGTTTAATGTCTTCCATTTTCTGCAGGATATTCTCTTCTCTTTTGCTAAAATGAATCCCTGTACTTTTAATGACGATGGTTTTCTTCTCTTCATCCCACTCCACCTGACCACCCGTCGCTTCAATCACTGACTTGACAGGCAAATATGACGTGCCATCAATCATCACTGGTGCAACCTCTTTCCCTTCCTCATTTTGCGGAACCCAAGCTGCATGATTCAAAGTAAATTGGATTTGCTCGTTGACATACGCTTTAATCTCGCTTATGTGATTGCCTGCATAAGTAGTGGTCGCAGTGATGATGAAAAAAAAGCACATAAGGTTAATACGATATTATATTTCACATTAATCTTACCTTTCTAAAATTTGTTAATGATGAAAAACATATGCTCTCTTACATAGATTTATTC
This DNA window, taken from Litoribacterium kuwaitense, encodes the following:
- a CDS encoding stalk domain-containing protein yields the protein MNHAAWVPQNEEGKEVAPVMIDGTSYLPVKSVIEATGGQVEWDEEKKTIVIKSTGIHFSKREENILQKMEDIKRAIAPGMTQEEVREALDVDLQPVSDNGDVEDGSDSFSGANIFAVPGYKSDLPGHIIDKEGLLNEQLGIDLFIAWKEGQLNFYSLAYVNPVDDQVYLYILRRNGFEEDRPV